The genome window GACGAGATGCCCCAGCTCTTCAACGTGCTGCGAGGCGACCTGAGCATCGTCGGGCCCCGCCCGCTCCTCCCGCGCCACGTCGAGGAGCACGGCGAGGAGGTGGCTCGCCGGCTGCTGGTGAAGCAGGGGATCACCGGGCTCTGGCAGATCTCCGGAAGCTCGACCATGACGTGGGAGGAGGCCACCCGACTCGACCTCGAGTACATCGAGAACTGGTCGATGCTCCGCGACCTCTCGATCCTCTGGCGCACCTTCACCACCCTGATCGCCCGGGGCCTCCTCGTCCGCCGTGTCGCGCGCCTGCAGGCGGAGATCGAGGAGCTCGCTCCGACGTCGAAGGCGCGGCTCAGCGTCGACAGCCGAGGTCAGGTCTTCCTCAACGCGTATCCCCTCTTCGGCGGTGACACCACGACGCTGCTTGCAGAGATCGACAACCTGCTCGTGCGTCGCGAGCCCGCCCTCGTCGTCACGGTCAACGTCGACCAGATCCTCGACCTCGAGCGGGAGCAGAAGACCCTCGAGGTCTATGACAACGCCGACCTCCTGGTCATGGACGGAATGCCCGTCGTGCAGCTCGCTCGGATGCTCGGGGCCGGCGAGGTGCACCGCCACACGGGCGCCGACCTGCTGCCGCTCATGGCCGCCGAGTCGGCGGAGCGCGGCTGGCGGGTCAGTGTCCTCGGCGGCGCCGACGGTGTCTCGCGGGCCGCCGCCGAGCAGCTGTCGACGACGTACCCGGGAGCGCAGGTGCGCTCGGTCGAGTTCCCGCTGCTCAGCAGCGTCGACGACCCGGCCTCGGTCGCGGTGATCGAGGAGCTGCGGGCGCAGCAGCCCGATGTCGTCTTCGTCTGCCTCGGTGCGCCCAAGCAGGAGCTGTGGGTCCTGGCATGGCGCCATGAGCTTCCGCCCGCGGTCTACGTCGGTGCCGGCGCGGCTGTGGACTTCGCGGCCAAGACGGTGTCGCGGGCTCCGCGTTGGGTGCAGCGAGCTGGTGGGGAGTGGCTGTGGCGACTCTTCCAGGAGCCGCGCCGACTCTTCGGACGCTATCTCGTCAAGGGCCCGCGCTACGTCCGTGTCATCGCGCGCTCGATGAGGATGAGGCGCCGTGGCTGACCACAGTCCGACGTCGTGGATGTCGCCCGACGAGGTCGCGCGGCTGATGGACCGGCCCCCTCTGCTTGCGCCCGCGCAGGACTGGCGTGCCGCGTACGTCAGCGCCCGGAAGGTGATGGACCCACTGCTGTTGCTGGCCACCGCGGCGATCACCCTGACTGTGGTCCGTCGGCTTCCGGACAGTGTCGGTCCCGGCCACTCCACCACGTACGTCGGCGTGTCGGCCTTGGTGATCGCCAGCTGGCTCCTGATCCAGAGCGTCGTGGGTGTCTACGAGCGAAAGCTCGTCGTCGAGGGGTTCGAGGAGTACCACCGGGTCGTCCGCGCGGTCATCGCGACCGTCGCGACCGTCGCGGTTGCTGCTGCTGCCAGCGCCTCCAGCCTCTCGCGGCTCTACCTGCTGCTGTTCTTCGGCATCGGTGCGACCCTGCTGCTGGGCTCTCGTAAGCTCGCCCGACGACGGCTCGCACGGATCCGCCATGCCAGTGCCGGCGGCTTCAACCGGGTGCTGGTCATCGGTGGCGCGCGCTCGGCACGCATGCTCGAGCGCGCCTTCCGGATCCACGACCGTGAGGGCTACCGCGTGGTGGGCGTCTGGTGGCCCGATCCGAAGGCGCACTACGGACCGGAGTTCGACATCCTGGGCAGTCCGGTGGCGTCGTACGACCGGAGCCACACTCTCGCCCAGGCGGTGACTGGCTGCCGCGCGGACGCGGTGATCGTCACGGACACCGAACTGCTGGGCAACGAGGGCCTCAAGGCGCTCGGATGGGCGCTCGAGGGGACCGGGATCGACCTGCTGGTCTCCCCGAACGTGGTGGACGTGGCCGGCCCGCGTATCCACGTGCGACCCGTGGCCAATCTGCCGCTCATCCATCTCGACGAACCGCAGTACGAAGGTGCCTCCCGTGTCGGGAAGGCGTTGCTCGACCGGGTGCTGGCCATCCTCGGCCTGCTGCTGGCCAGCCCGGTCATGCTCGCGATCGCGGTCGCCATCAAGCTCGACGACCGCGGCCCGGTCTTTTACCGCTCACAACGGGTCGGCGTCGGGGGCCAGGTCTTCGGGATGTTGAAGTTCCGCACGATGGTGGTCGATGCCGAGCGGATCAAGGCCGAGCTCACCTCCGACTCCGACGACGCCAGCCCGCTGTTCAAGATGCGCGAGGACCCGCGCATCACACGGGTGGGCCGCTTCCTGCGCCGCTATTCCCTCGATGAGCTGCCGCAGCTGGTCAATGTGCTCCTCGGAACGATGAGCGTCGTCGGCCCGAGACCGCCGCTGCCCCAGGAGGTCGAGACCTGGGAGGGCGGTGTCGAGCGGCGTCTCCTCGTGAAGCAGGGCATGACCGGCCTGTGGCAGGTGAGCGGTCGCTCCGATCTCGACTGGGAGGATGCGGTGCGGCTCGACCTGGACTACGTCGAGAACTGGTCGATCACCCGCGACCTGCAGATCATCTGGCGCACCGTCCGCGCGGTGTTGTCCTCCGACGGCGCCTACTGATGGAAGGATGCAGTCGTGGACCTGCGTGAATATCTGCTGCTCCTGCTGCGCCGGTGGCCGATCTTCATCGGATCGTTCGTGGTGGTCACGGCTGCGCTGTTGAGTCTGTCGTTCTTCGCGGTGCCGACGTATCAGGCGACAGCCTCGGTCTACCTCCATGCGGTGCCGGCGCTCGCCAGCGGCGCGTCCGCGAGCGAGCCGATGACGCCGCAGCTTGCCGTCTCAGCGCAGCAGTCGGGTGACCTGCTGCTGCTTGCGCGGATGAAGAGCTATGCCCTCGCCGTGAACTCCGAGGCCGTGATCGACCCGGTGATCGACTCGCTCGGTCTCGACGAGGACTTCTCCTCGGTCAACTCCCGCGTCACCACGAACGTCCCCAGCGACTCCTTCGTCATCGAGATCACGACGACTGACACCACGGCAGCTTCGGCAGCGAACCTGGCCAACGCGTTGGCTCAGGAGCTGCCCGACGCGGCCGCGGCGCTCGACGGCCGGACCAACTCGCACAGGTCGGAGATCCAGTTCGAGCCGATGCAGCAGGCGTTGCCGCCGAAGGCGCGGATCTCGCCCAACCTGAAACTCAACGGGGCGATCGCGGTCCTTCTCGGACTATTCGTCGGTGTCGGGCTCGCCGTGCTGGTTGAAACGTTCGACAGCCGGCTCCGCCGCGGCTCACAGGTTGCGGCCGCGGGGGTCCGGTTCCTCGGTGCTGTGCCGTCGCTGGGCCGCACGGAGGCTCGCCGCGCATACTGGCCGGCCGAATTGCCCGACTCCGTGCGCTACCTCTTCGACCGCGTCTCGGTGGAGGTGCTCTTCGGTGCTGGCGGCGCGCCGGCGTCGATCATCCTCACGTCACCCCGGCCTGGAGCCGGCACGACCCTGGTCGGGGCCGGCGTCGCGGCGAGCCTCGCAGCCTCAGGCAGCAGGGTCCTCTATATCGATGCCGACGATGAGGGCGACGGTCTGGCCGGTCGCGTCGGGCTCGCCGACGTCGATGGACTCACCGATGTGCTCGCCGAACGGGTCGAACTCGGCGCCGCCCTCCACTACTGGGAGGACGGCGGGTACACGATCATGCCGATCGGTTCCGGTGCCATGCGTGAGACCGAGATGCTTGGCTCCGCATTCGGTCGTGTCCACGCGACCCTGACCGACCTCTTCGATGTAATCCTGATTGACACTCCCGACATCACCTCACACCCCTCTGCCGGGCTGCTCCTGCAGCACGTCCACCATGTGCTCGTCGTCGCCCAGGCGCGTCGCACGAGGCGCGGAGAGTTCCTCGACGCACTCGACGCGGCCAACCGGGCGGGCGCTGAGGTCGTCGGTGTCGTCATGACACAGGTGAGCCGCAGCGGTCAGGTCGCGTCGGCCGCGGAGTTCACCCCACGACGATCGGTGCCTTCGTGACGCTTTTGATAGTGACGCCGATGCACAATGAGGCCGCGAACGTCGACGGGCTGGTCCAGACCTTGCGGGGGCAGGACTTTCAGGACTTCGTGTGGTGGATCGTCGACGACGGCAGCACGGACGGCACCGCGATGGCCCTGCAGGCCGCCGACCCGGCGGGGCTCGGGAGGGTGATCACCAAGGCGAACGATGGCGGGCTGATCGGCGGATCTGCCTACACATCGTGGCGGCACGGTGTCCGCGCGGCGCTCGCCGACCGTGACGATTACACACATGTGATGAAGCTCGACGCCGACGTCCGTCTTGCTCCCGACTACCTCGCCCGCATCGTGCCGTTGGCCAGTGCCGACGTCGGAATCGCCGGTGGGGTGATCGCCTCCGCCGGCATGGCCGAGCAGAAGTTCCACGTTCCGGGCCCGGTGAAACTCTTCACTCGTGAGGCCTATCACGTAGCCGAGGCGTTGCCGGCCGCGATCGGAAACGACGTGATGGACGAGGTCATCGTCGCCGAGCATGGTCTCGGTACGGCGGTCGACGATGCGGCACGCTTCGAGCTCGCTCGTCCGATCGGCGCCAGCGAGGGACGCGTGCACGGCCGCTTCCGCAACGGTCGGGTGTGCCGCTGGACGGGGTATGACCCCTTCTACTTCCTGCTTCACGCCGCCCGGTACGTCGGCCGGAAGCCCTATCTCGTGGGCACCCTCGCAATGATCTGGGGCTATCTGCGTGCCGGCGCCGGCCCGTACCCCGTGACGCTCAAGCGCCGTCATGCCAAGATGCAGCGTGGCAAGCTCATCGACGCTGTCCGGAACCCGCTCAAGTTCTGGCGGCAGGCCTACGCTCGCTGAGCCTCGTTCAAGGCTGAGTGCGAGGCAAAGCGCGGGTCCTCCTCCAGCGCGATCCGGTTTCGGCGCTGATCGCGGAGCGGATCGGCGGTACGCAGCCTGGACGAGGACGCGCTGACCGTGTCGTAGATCGCCGCGTGCAGTTCCAGCGCGGTCTCCCAATCGCGCCTGGATAGGTCGGGCAGGCCGGCTGGCGACGTGCGATCAGCCTCCAGCAGTTTGTGGGCTGTCAGCGGCACGTCGTAGAGGCGGAGCCACTCGGGACCCACCTCCGCGGCGAGCGCGGCATTGCTCGGACTCTCCGGGGCGATGACCGGCCGGCCTGCACTCAGCGCCATCAGGACCGCTCCGGAGTTGTACATCTGCTCGTAGGGCAACATGACGCAACGGTGGCGGGCGAGAGCGTCGACGAGTTCGGCGTCGTCCAGGAAGCGTTCCTCGAAGGTGATGTGCGGCCACGTCGCGGCAGCGGCCGCAACTTTCGAGGCATAGTCGGCCGACCATGAATGGCCAGCGACGGTGAGGGCGAGCCCAGTTTCGCCGGCGACAGCCAACAGGTGCTCGATCCCCTTGTAGCGACGCAGCAGTCCGAAGAAGAGGAGGCCCTCGCCGTGGGTGCGCTGCACCACGCCGAGGTCGATGTGGCGATTCGCGAGCCATGGCCGGTAGGAGCTGTGCAGCACGACGACACCGAGTCGACGGTCATTCGCTGGCGACTCGTTGAGAAAGATCCGGAGTGAGACGAGCCGTTCAAGCCGGCGAACAAGGGCGCGTTCGAGCCGACCACCGGTCTCGTGCTCCTCGATGTTGTGCACGGTCCAGACGACCGGTACCCGGCGCCTGCGCAGCCGCCGGATCAGGACCGCTGAGGTGACCATCTTGATGGCGGTGCGGAGGGGCGTGGAGCCCCGCACCAGCTGGTGGGGCCAGTGCAGATGGAAGATGTCAGGCGTCGAAGTGAGTGCGCGCCAGGGTGAAAGAGGTTCGACGCGGTGGGTACCGCTCATTCCGCGGGCGAGTTGGACGATATAGGGGTTCGTCCGGTCGTTGAACAACCCGTGCGACAGCAGGACCAAGGATCGGGATGAGCGCACGAGGAATTACAGCATGGCCGCAGGATGCCCCGCCTGCGGAACACTAGAGTCTGCCGCAGAGAGGAGGCCCCAATGATCCGCAGACGTGCCAGCCGCTGGGCTGCCGAGCATCTCCGTCACGACTGGCTCCCCCTGCGGTCTGGGCGACCGATCCTCTCGATCACCTTCGATGACGTGATCGCCTCCGCTTGCGTCAACGGCGCCGCCGTCCTGGCCAAACATGGCGTGAAGGCGACGTGGTACGTCGCCGGCGGACTGACCGACCGCGCCGAGGCGGGCAAGCCGACCCATTCACTGGACCAGTTGCGGGCTCTCCATGCCGACGGACACGAGCTCGCCTGCCACGGCTGGTCGCACCAGCGCTGCACAGCGCTGAGTAGCGACGAGCTCGAGTCCGAGCTGGTGCGCAGCCGTGACCTGCTCAGCACCGTGGTCGGCCACCCGGTGGACGGGCCGCTCGATTTCGCCTACCCGCTCGGCGATCAGGGTCTCCGCACTCGCGCAGTGATCGCGCGGCAACGGCGGTCACAGCGGGTCACCGGCGGCGGCATGCATCGGGGACGCGCTGACCTCGGTCGGCTCGGCAGCTTCCGGCTCTACGGCAGGACTGACACACGCATCGAGTGGGAGCCCTTCCTGCGCGAGCTCGCCGCAACCGACGGTGGCTGGGGAATCGTCAACACCCACGGCGTCGACGGCGACCCCGGCCTGTACGGCACGACGCCCGAGAACCTCGACGCCATGGTTGGGCTTGCGCTTGAACTCGGCTGCCAGGTGCTGCCTGTCGGGGTGGCCATCGGCGAACTCTCGGGACGTCGCGCCTGATGGACCTGAGCATCTGCATCTGCACCTTCCGACGCCCCGACCAGCTCCGCGAACTGCTCGTGCGACTCGGCACGGTCGACCTCGGCGAGTTCCAGGTGGAGGTCGTGGTTGTCGACAACGAGACCGAGGGCACCGGACTGGCCGTCGTTGACGAGCTTGCCCCGACACTTCGAGTTCCGGTCGTGACCCGTCACGTGACGGTCCCCAACATCGCTGTCGCCCGCAATGCGGCGGTGCGGGCGGC of Nocardioides sp. Kera G14 contains these proteins:
- a CDS encoding polysaccharide deacetylase family protein, translating into MIRRRASRWAAEHLRHDWLPLRSGRPILSITFDDVIASACVNGAAVLAKHGVKATWYVAGGLTDRAEAGKPTHSLDQLRALHADGHELACHGWSHQRCTALSSDELESELVRSRDLLSTVVGHPVDGPLDFAYPLGDQGLRTRAVIARQRRSQRVTGGGMHRGRADLGRLGSFRLYGRTDTRIEWEPFLRELAATDGGWGIVNTHGVDGDPGLYGTTPENLDAMVGLALELGCQVLPVGVAIGELSGRRA
- a CDS encoding polysaccharide biosynthesis tyrosine autokinase, with product MDLREYLLLLLRRWPIFIGSFVVVTAALLSLSFFAVPTYQATASVYLHAVPALASGASASEPMTPQLAVSAQQSGDLLLLARMKSYALAVNSEAVIDPVIDSLGLDEDFSSVNSRVTTNVPSDSFVIEITTTDTTAASAANLANALAQELPDAAAALDGRTNSHRSEIQFEPMQQALPPKARISPNLKLNGAIAVLLGLFVGVGLAVLVETFDSRLRRGSQVAAAGVRFLGAVPSLGRTEARRAYWPAELPDSVRYLFDRVSVEVLFGAGGAPASIILTSPRPGAGTTLVGAGVAASLAASGSRVLYIDADDEGDGLAGRVGLADVDGLTDVLAERVELGAALHYWEDGGYTIMPIGSGAMRETEMLGSAFGRVHATLTDLFDVILIDTPDITSHPSAGLLLQHVHHVLVVAQARRTRRGEFLDALDAANRAGAEVVGVVMTQVSRSGQVASAAEFTPRRSVPS
- a CDS encoding glycosyltransferase family 2 protein, with the protein product MHNEAANVDGLVQTLRGQDFQDFVWWIVDDGSTDGTAMALQAADPAGLGRVITKANDGGLIGGSAYTSWRHGVRAALADRDDYTHVMKLDADVRLAPDYLARIVPLASADVGIAGGVIASAGMAEQKFHVPGPVKLFTREAYHVAEALPAAIGNDVMDEVIVAEHGLGTAVDDAARFELARPIGASEGRVHGRFRNGRVCRWTGYDPFYFLLHAARYVGRKPYLVGTLAMIWGYLRAGAGPYPVTLKRRHAKMQRGKLIDAVRNPLKFWRQAYAR
- a CDS encoding sugar transferase gives rise to the protein MADHSPTSWMSPDEVARLMDRPPLLAPAQDWRAAYVSARKVMDPLLLLATAAITLTVVRRLPDSVGPGHSTTYVGVSALVIASWLLIQSVVGVYERKLVVEGFEEYHRVVRAVIATVATVAVAAAASASSLSRLYLLLFFGIGATLLLGSRKLARRRLARIRHASAGGFNRVLVIGGARSARMLERAFRIHDREGYRVVGVWWPDPKAHYGPEFDILGSPVASYDRSHTLAQAVTGCRADAVIVTDTELLGNEGLKALGWALEGTGIDLLVSPNVVDVAGPRIHVRPVANLPLIHLDEPQYEGASRVGKALLDRVLAILGLLLASPVMLAIAVAIKLDDRGPVFYRSQRVGVGGQVFGMLKFRTMVVDAERIKAELTSDSDDASPLFKMREDPRITRVGRFLRRYSLDELPQLVNVLLGTMSVVGPRPPLPQEVETWEGGVERRLLVKQGMTGLWQVSGRSDLDWEDAVRLDLDYVENWSITRDLQIIWRTVRAVLSSDGAY